A region from the Mesorhizobium sp. J8 genome encodes:
- a CDS encoding DnaJ C-terminal domain-containing protein, with protein MRDPYEVLGVAKNASAKDIKSAYRKLAKKYHPDQNPNDPKAKDRFAAANQAYEIVGDEKTRAAYDRGEIDADGKPKFQGFEGAAGGDPFAGFRRQQGPGGAHFEFRTGRPGGDPFDGNSDIFSQIFGEAFSGARGAGRADRRQPVQAADLNVTMDISVEEAATADKVTAMFPDGRKVAVKLPAYVEDGQTIRLKGQGEQGPGQPGDALVKIHIRRHPRYRIEGRDLHVDLPVDLADAVLGAKVAVETPTGKLAVNVPAWSSSDKVLRIKGRGLPEKAGGHGDLYAHVRLMLPEGGDAELEALMRRRKG; from the coding sequence ATGCGCGACCCCTATGAGGTGCTGGGCGTTGCCAAGAACGCATCGGCCAAGGACATAAAATCGGCTTACCGCAAACTCGCCAAGAAATATCATCCGGACCAGAATCCGAATGATCCCAAGGCGAAGGACCGTTTTGCCGCTGCCAATCAGGCTTACGAGATCGTCGGCGACGAGAAGACGCGCGCCGCCTACGATCGCGGCGAGATCGACGCCGATGGCAAGCCGAAATTCCAGGGTTTTGAAGGCGCGGCCGGCGGCGACCCGTTCGCCGGTTTCCGCCGTCAGCAGGGCCCGGGCGGCGCGCATTTCGAATTCCGCACCGGGCGTCCGGGCGGCGATCCGTTCGACGGCAACAGCGATATCTTCAGCCAGATCTTCGGCGAAGCCTTTTCCGGCGCCCGCGGCGCCGGCAGGGCCGACCGGCGTCAGCCGGTGCAGGCGGCCGACCTCAACGTCACCATGGATATCAGCGTCGAGGAGGCAGCCACGGCCGATAAGGTGACGGCGATGTTCCCGGACGGCCGCAAGGTGGCGGTCAAGCTGCCGGCCTATGTCGAGGACGGCCAGACGATCCGCCTGAAGGGCCAGGGCGAGCAGGGGCCGGGGCAGCCGGGCGACGCGCTGGTCAAGATCCATATCCGCCGCCATCCGCGCTACCGCATCGAGGGGCGCGACCTGCATGTCGATCTGCCCGTCGATCTGGCTGACGCGGTGCTCGGCGCCAAGGTGGCGGTCGAGACGCCGACCGGCAAGCTCGCGGTCAACGTTCCGGCGTGGTCGAGCTCGGACAAGGTTCTGCGCATCAAGGGCAGGGGTCTGCCGGAAAAGGCCGGCGGCCATGGCGATCTCTATGCCCATGTGCGGCTGATGCTGCCGGAAGGCGGCGATGCTGAGCTTGAGGCCCTGATGCGCCGCCGAAAAGGCTGA
- the fabI gene encoding enoyl-ACP reductase FabI, protein MAGGQGLMAGKRGLILGVANNRSIAFGIAKACVDHGAEIALTYQGEAFKKRVEPLAAELNAHIAGHCDVTDPESLDAVFADVAKHWGKLDFLVHAIAFSDKDELTGRYVETTRDNFLRTMDISVFSFTTIAKRAEPLMSEGGSLLTLTYYGAEKVMPHYNVMGVAKAALEASVRYLAVDLGAKKIRVNAISAGPIKTLAASGIGDFRYILKWNEYNSPLKQTVTQEEVGDSGVYFLSDLSRGVTGEVHHVDSGYHVVGMKAVDAPDISTVKD, encoded by the coding sequence ATGGCAGGTGGACAGGGCCTGATGGCCGGTAAGCGGGGCCTGATCCTGGGCGTCGCCAACAATCGGTCGATCGCTTTCGGCATCGCCAAGGCTTGCGTCGATCACGGCGCCGAAATCGCCCTGACCTATCAGGGCGAGGCCTTCAAGAAGCGCGTCGAGCCGCTTGCGGCCGAGCTCAACGCGCATATCGCGGGCCATTGCGACGTCACCGATCCGGAAAGCCTCGACGCCGTCTTTGCCGACGTCGCCAAGCATTGGGGCAAGCTCGACTTCCTCGTCCACGCCATCGCCTTCTCCGACAAGGACGAGCTCACCGGCCGCTATGTCGAGACCACGCGCGACAATTTCCTGCGCACCATGGATATTTCGGTGTTTTCCTTCACCACCATTGCCAAGCGCGCCGAGCCGCTGATGAGCGAAGGCGGCTCGCTGTTGACGCTGACCTACTACGGCGCCGAGAAGGTGATGCCGCATTACAATGTCATGGGCGTCGCCAAGGCAGCGCTCGAGGCCAGCGTGCGCTATCTGGCCGTCGACCTCGGCGCCAAGAAGATCCGCGTCAACGCGATCTCCGCGGGCCCGATCAAGACGCTCGCCGCCTCCGGCATCGGCGACTTCCGCTACATCCTGAAGTGGAACGAGTATAATTCGCCGCTGAAGCAGACGGTGACGCAGGAAGAGGTCGGCGATTCCGGCGTCTACTTCCTGTCCGACCTGTCGCGCGGCGTGACCGGCGAGGTTCATCACGTCGATTCCGGCTACCATGTCGTCGGCATGAAGGCGGTCGACGCGCCGGATATCTCGACAGTCAAGGACTGA
- a CDS encoding DUF1344 domain-containing protein: MRTLIGAACAMLLISTAAAFAGQTEGLIKKVDKDTLTLTLDDGKAYKLNAETDIDSLKPGMDIVIAYDVTNGENVVTDMQLPDSDQN, translated from the coding sequence ATGCGTACCCTGATTGGCGCTGCCTGCGCCATGTTGCTAATTTCCACCGCCGCCGCGTTCGCCGGCCAGACCGAAGGCCTGATCAAGAAGGTCGACAAGGACACGCTGACGCTGACGCTTGACGACGGTAAGGCCTACAAGCTCAACGCCGAGACCGACATCGACTCGCTCAAGCCCGGAATGGATATCGTCATCGCCTATGACGTGACCAATGGCGAGAATGTCGTGACGGATATGCAGTTGCCCGACAGCGACCAGAACTAA
- a CDS encoding crotonase/enoyl-CoA hydratase family protein has translation MTDHILVERQGAVQIIRINRPDKKNALTRAMYAKMSAALAEGDADPAVRVHVFLGVPGAFSSGNDLADFLAIATGGEGGNEVWDFLMALAKSQKPMVSGVDGIAVGIGTTLNLHCDLTFATPRTLFRTPFVDLGLVPEAGSSLIAPQLLGRQGAFALLGLGEGFSAERAKAAGLIYEVVAEDALEGAVLAAANGIAAKPPQALKIARDLMREPRAELIARIEVESQHFRERLTSEEARAALTAFMTRKKG, from the coding sequence GTGACAGACCATATCCTCGTCGAGCGCCAGGGCGCCGTGCAGATCATCCGCATCAACCGCCCCGACAAGAAGAACGCGCTGACCCGCGCCATGTATGCGAAAATGTCGGCAGCGCTCGCCGAAGGCGATGCCGATCCGGCGGTCCGCGTCCACGTCTTCCTCGGCGTTCCAGGCGCCTTTTCCTCCGGCAACGACCTCGCCGATTTCCTGGCCATCGCCACCGGCGGCGAGGGCGGCAACGAGGTCTGGGATTTCCTGATGGCGCTGGCCAAGTCGCAGAAGCCGATGGTATCGGGCGTCGACGGCATCGCGGTGGGCATCGGCACCACGCTCAATCTGCATTGCGACCTGACCTTCGCCACGCCGCGCACGCTCTTTCGCACGCCCTTCGTCGATCTCGGCCTGGTGCCGGAGGCCGGCTCCAGCCTCATCGCGCCGCAGCTTCTCGGACGGCAGGGCGCCTTCGCGCTGCTCGGCCTCGGCGAGGGCTTTTCGGCCGAGCGCGCCAAGGCCGCCGGCCTGATCTACGAGGTCGTCGCCGAAGACGCGCTGGAAGGCGCGGTGCTGGCGGCCGCTAACGGCATCGCCGCCAAGCCGCCGCAGGCGCTGAAGATCGCGCGCGACCTGATGCGCGAGCCGCGCGCGGAATTGATCGCCCGCATCGAGGTCGAGAGCCAGCATTTCCGCGAGCGGCTGACCTCCGAAGAGGCGCGCGCCGCGCTCACCGCTTTCATGACACGCAAGAAGGGCTAA
- a CDS encoding RT0821/Lpp0805 family surface protein, whose product MSRIAQAFDSGQWSAIASASAKAALLTLALPLAACGAGGFSLEKVDVDRSIVTSSTPSSPAAPATADQDSDQTTIGNAVSSADIKELGGQPVPWANAGTGSRGAITELVELKDGGLTCRRFSATRESFDGVALYKGELCLAGAGGWRMQEFKAL is encoded by the coding sequence TTGTCGCGTATCGCGCAAGCTTTTGACAGCGGGCAATGGAGCGCTATCGCTTCAGCCAGCGCCAAGGCTGCGCTGTTGACGTTGGCGCTTCCTCTTGCCGCCTGCGGCGCCGGCGGCTTTAGCCTGGAAAAGGTCGATGTCGACCGCTCGATCGTCACCTCCAGCACGCCGTCCTCGCCTGCAGCGCCGGCTACGGCCGACCAGGATTCCGACCAGACCACCATCGGCAACGCTGTTTCATCCGCCGACATCAAGGAGCTTGGCGGCCAGCCGGTTCCATGGGCCAATGCCGGCACCGGCTCGCGCGGCGCCATCACCGAACTGGTGGAGCTGAAGGACGGCGGCCTGACCTGCCGCCGCTTCAGCGCCACGCGCGAGAGCTTCGACGGCGTCGCTCTCTATAAGGGCGAGCTGTGCCTTGCCGGCGCCGGCGGCTGGCGCATGCAGGAATTCAAGGCGCTTTGA
- a CDS encoding histidine phosphatase family protein: MYPLAYIARHGQTDWNAEHRLQGQADTDLNDFGRGQARLNGRRLAELIGNPANFDFVASPMRRTRETMELMREAMGLDPTAYRTDARLVEISFGDWQGFTFAELEQRAPGSTDGRRHAKWDFQPPGEGAESYEMLLERIKPWFAELRQPTVCVTHGGVIRCFFRLVVGLSKQEAAGLDVPQDRLLRLEGRSLEWL; this comes from the coding sequence ATGTATCCGCTCGCCTACATCGCGCGCCACGGCCAGACGGATTGGAATGCCGAGCACCGCCTGCAGGGCCAGGCCGACACCGACCTCAACGATTTTGGCCGCGGGCAGGCGAGGCTTAACGGCCGGCGGTTGGCTGAGCTCATCGGAAATCCTGCGAATTTCGATTTTGTCGCCAGTCCGATGCGGCGCACGCGCGAGACGATGGAATTGATGCGCGAGGCGATGGGCCTCGATCCCACCGCCTACCGCACCGATGCGCGCCTGGTGGAGATAAGTTTCGGCGACTGGCAGGGCTTCACCTTCGCCGAGCTCGAGCAGCGCGCCCCCGGTTCGACCGACGGCCGCCGCCACGCCAAGTGGGATTTCCAGCCGCCCGGCGAGGGGGCGGAAAGCTATGAGATGCTGCTGGAGCGGATAAAGCCATGGTTCGCCGAACTTCGGCAGCCCACCGTCTGTGTCACCCATGGCGGCGTCATCCGCTGCTTCTTCCGCCTGGTCGTTGGCCTTTCCAAGCAGGAAGCCGCGGGCCTCGATGTCCCGCAGGACCGCCTGCTGCGGCTGGAGGGCCGGAGCTTGGAGTGGCTTTAA
- the pdxH gene encoding pyridoxamine 5'-phosphate oxidase, with amino-acid sequence MNETELTSSDFTEAAEPFRLFAAWLEDATQSEPNDPNGVALATVDADGMPDVRMVLLKGFDEKGFVFYTNFESAKGREILGSMKAAMCFHWKSLRRQVRVRGPVEIVSDAEADAYYATRPRGSRIGAWASKQSRPLESRFALEKAVAEYTARYAIGEIPRPKHWSGFRIVPQTIEFWHDRPFRLHDRVVFSRNAAGGWDKTRLYP; translated from the coding sequence ATGAACGAAACCGAGTTAACAAGCAGTGACTTCACCGAAGCGGCGGAGCCGTTTCGGCTGTTTGCCGCATGGCTGGAAGACGCCACACAGAGCGAGCCCAACGATCCCAACGGCGTGGCGCTGGCAACCGTCGACGCCGACGGCATGCCGGATGTGCGGATGGTGCTGCTCAAGGGGTTCGACGAAAAGGGATTTGTCTTCTACACGAATTTCGAGAGCGCCAAGGGCCGCGAGATACTTGGCAGCATGAAGGCGGCGATGTGCTTCCACTGGAAATCGCTGCGCCGACAGGTGCGCGTGCGCGGACCGGTGGAGATCGTCAGCGACGCCGAGGCCGACGCTTATTATGCGACGAGGCCGCGCGGCAGCCGCATCGGCGCCTGGGCCTCGAAACAGTCGCGGCCACTGGAAAGCCGCTTCGCGCTGGAGAAGGCGGTGGCCGAATACACGGCGCGCTACGCGATCGGCGAGATCCCGCGGCCGAAGCACTGGTCGGGCTTCCGCATCGTGCCGCAAACGATCGAATTCTGGCACGACCGCCCGTTCCGCCTGCATGACCGCGTGGTATTCTCGCGCAACGCCGCCGGTGGTTGGGACAAGACCAGGCTTTATCCTTGA